A DNA window from Ipomoea triloba cultivar NCNSP0323 chromosome 10, ASM357664v1 contains the following coding sequences:
- the LOC116032792 gene encoding uncharacterized protein LOC116032792, producing the protein MKNALRCCIACILPCGVLDVIRIVHTNGRVEEITGDVTAAEIMKMHPKHVLKKPSSRSVVDGDQGACPKIVVVPPEAHLQRGKIYFLIPVLSPAPEKPRAKSSSAKKKRSSSPEVEQKRRSKQNAAAAGVIVSDQYLSEILSEKLSTAQRDRRRGRVGVWRPHLESISETPSES; encoded by the coding sequence atgAAAAACGCCCTTAGATGTTGCATAGCTTGCATTCTGCCATGCGGAGTTCTTGACGTGATACGCATAGTGCACACCAACGGCCGAGTGGAGGAGATCACCGGCGACGTCACGGCGGCGGAGATCATGAAAATGCACCCCAAACACGTCCTTAAGAAGCCGTCTTCCCGCTCCGTCGTCGACGGCGACCAAGGCGCGTGCCCCAAGATCGTCGTGGTCCCGCCGGAGGCTCATCTCCAGCGCGGCAAGATTTACTTCCTCATCCCGGTGCTGTCTCCGGCGCCGGAGAAACCCCGCGCGAAATCCTCCTCCGCCAAAAAGAAGCGGTCCTCGTCGCCGGAAGTTGAGCAGAAGCGGCGGAGTAAGCAGAACGCTGCCGCCGCCGGTGTCATCGTCTCCGATCAGTACTTGAGTGAGATTCTGTCGGAGAAGCTTTCCACGGCCCAGAGAGATCGCCGGCGCGGCCGTGTCGGCGTCTGGAGACCTCATCTAGAGAGCATTTCCGAGACTCCAAGTGAATCATAG